A single window of Leptolyngbya ohadii IS1 DNA harbors:
- a CDS encoding ABC transporter ATP-binding protein, whose product MASIRDIAGYYRPYWGVALLSTVGISAFQLIDLVAPYTMGQLLNALSNQPVDAMIQNGVNTIAHWTHLPNDRTLTLSVLLGIIFLATVVRAPIQPWISSWLSWSTALRSRRDHFRKSLEKLLTLPVGFYDENNSGRISGRISSGITHHTWAFGEVAGQLIPKLCRLFGIFLIISLIEWRIAIALLVSFVLILSMNFRGLRQLVQQEKRVERYREDTDSRTAEIVNNIKTVKAFATEAIELKRQRERLEREYKVLHHRVHTGYVKLNCRQNTLVQCCVFCVLSFTLLAAVQNRISLGHFITTFTIANMAFAELSPIHGLTETLAKRYVPMLRFHELMQQPTGSDAPVEIATLPWERQQYRFTGKVHFTNLSFGYKPDHSVLHDINLLIEPCQTIALVGRSGSGKSTLVKLLFRYFEPDRGRILIDGEDVRKLDVASFRRRLAIVHQDVDLFNGTLLDNLLYGNPFATMEQVQEACRIAQADGFIQQLPEGYYTQVGERGMRLSGGQRQRLGIARALLVDPDVLVFDEATSSLDSESERAIQQAMHSILGTRTTLIIAHRLSTIRDADQIVVLDRGTIAEVGSHEELLRQRGVYHRLHQLQGSQMDLPVSA is encoded by the coding sequence ATGGCTAGTATTCGAGATATCGCAGGCTATTACCGTCCTTACTGGGGAGTAGCACTGCTCAGTACCGTTGGCATTAGTGCCTTTCAATTGATTGATCTAGTTGCGCCCTACACGATGGGGCAGTTGCTCAACGCCTTGTCCAATCAGCCCGTTGACGCAATGATCCAGAATGGAGTGAATACGATCGCCCACTGGACGCACCTCCCCAACGATCGCACCCTAACGCTCAGTGTTTTATTGGGGATTATTTTCCTGGCGACGGTGGTTCGTGCCCCGATTCAGCCCTGGATTAGTTCGTGGCTCAGCTGGAGTACGGCACTGCGATCGCGGCGGGATCACTTTCGCAAATCGCTGGAGAAACTGCTGACCCTCCCCGTAGGCTTCTACGACGAAAACAACTCTGGACGCATCTCCGGGCGGATTAGCAGCGGCATTACCCACCATACCTGGGCATTTGGCGAAGTCGCAGGACAGCTGATCCCCAAGCTCTGTCGGCTGTTTGGCATTTTTTTGATCATCAGCCTGATCGAATGGCGAATTGCGATCGCCCTGTTAGTCTCTTTTGTGCTGATTCTGAGCATGAATTTTCGCGGCTTGCGTCAGTTGGTGCAGCAGGAAAAGCGGGTAGAACGCTATCGCGAAGATACGGACAGCCGGACTGCCGAAATTGTCAACAACATCAAAACCGTTAAGGCATTTGCGACGGAGGCGATCGAGCTAAAACGGCAGCGGGAGCGATTAGAGCGGGAATACAAAGTGCTGCATCATCGCGTCCATACGGGCTACGTGAAGCTCAACTGTCGGCAAAACACCTTAGTTCAGTGCTGCGTGTTCTGCGTGTTGTCCTTCACCCTGCTCGCCGCCGTTCAGAATCGCATTTCCCTGGGTCACTTTATTACGACCTTTACGATCGCCAACATGGCATTCGCGGAGCTGTCTCCCATTCATGGACTGACCGAAACCCTGGCGAAGCGATATGTCCCCATGCTGCGCTTCCATGAGCTGATGCAGCAGCCCACCGGATCGGATGCCCCCGTGGAAATTGCCACCCTGCCCTGGGAACGTCAGCAGTATCGGTTTACGGGAAAGGTTCACTTCACGAATCTCTCCTTTGGCTACAAGCCCGATCATTCCGTGCTGCACGACATCAATTTGCTGATTGAACCCTGCCAGACGATCGCGCTAGTGGGACGTTCCGGCTCCGGCAAATCCACGCTGGTCAAACTGCTGTTTCGCTACTTTGAACCCGATCGCGGACGGATTTTGATCGACGGGGAGGACGTTCGTAAACTGGATGTAGCTTCCTTTCGGCGGCGGCTGGCGATCGTGCATCAGGACGTAGATTTGTTTAACGGTACGCTGCTCGATAATTTGCTCTACGGCAATCCTTTCGCCACGATGGAGCAGGTGCAGGAAGCCTGTCGTATTGCCCAGGCAGATGGCTTTATTCAACAGTTGCCAGAGGGCTATTACACCCAGGTCGGCGAACGGGGAATGCGGCTTTCTGGTGGACAGCGGCAGCGTTTGGGAATTGCCCGTGCCCTGCTGGTTGATCCGGATGTGCTGGTCTTCGATGAAGCCACGTCCAGCCTGGACTCAGAATCGGAACGCGCCATTCAGCAGGCAATGCACTCAATTCTGGGGACTCGCACGACCCTCATCATTGCCCATCGGCTCAGCACGATTCGCGATGCCGATCAGATTGTGGTGTTGGACAGAGGAACGATCGCGGAAGTGGGTTCCCATGAGGAGCTATTGCGGCAACGGGGCGTTTACCATCGGCTGCATCAGCTCCAGGGATCGCAGATGGATCTTCCGGTGAGCGCGTAG
- a CDS encoding RtcB family protein, whose product MPYEQLPISTPVPVLSWAGHELGSQEMQMAKNVAALPFVHKHIALMPDVHLGKGALVGSVIATKEAIVPAAVGVDIGCGMCAVKTPYRAEQLDSKLKQIRSDIERMIPVGFNENSNVDKEVSNWQGWRSFKDLHSGVQRLESKAMKQMGSLGGGNHFIECCVDAEENVWLMLHSGSRNIGNMLAQRHIETAKDLAKLAGSKLPDPDLAHFVQGTPEFEAYWHDLQWAQNYALFNRAVMMNRFKQVVERHVAGGKPFKPSIQVNCHHNYAEREIHFGEEVYVTRKGAVRAQQEDYGIIPGSMGAKSFIVKGKGNAQSYCSCSHGAGRLMSRNKAKLNFTLDDLIQQTQGVECRKDEGILDEIPGAYKPIEQVMANQSDLVEVVATLKQVLCVKG is encoded by the coding sequence ATGCCTTACGAACAGTTACCGATTTCAACTCCAGTTCCCGTGCTTTCCTGGGCAGGGCACGAATTAGGATCTCAGGAAATGCAGATGGCGAAGAACGTCGCCGCTTTGCCGTTTGTCCATAAACACATTGCGCTGATGCCGGATGTCCATTTGGGGAAGGGTGCGCTGGTGGGTTCGGTGATTGCCACAAAGGAGGCGATCGTCCCTGCGGCTGTGGGGGTGGATATTGGCTGTGGAATGTGTGCCGTAAAAACCCCCTATCGTGCCGAACAGCTCGACAGCAAGCTGAAGCAAATTCGCTCGGACATCGAACGGATGATTCCGGTGGGCTTCAACGAGAATTCCAATGTTGACAAGGAAGTTTCTAATTGGCAGGGCTGGCGCAGCTTTAAGGATCTACATTCTGGCGTGCAGCGGCTCGAATCCAAAGCAATGAAGCAAATGGGTTCACTCGGCGGCGGCAATCACTTTATCGAATGCTGTGTGGACGCCGAAGAGAATGTCTGGCTGATGCTGCATTCCGGTTCGCGCAACATCGGCAATATGCTGGCGCAGCGCCACATCGAAACGGCAAAGGATCTTGCCAAACTCGCCGGATCAAAACTGCCTGATCCCGATCTGGCTCACTTTGTCCAGGGCACGCCCGAATTCGAGGCATACTGGCACGATTTGCAGTGGGCACAAAACTACGCCCTGTTTAACCGCGCCGTGATGATGAACCGCTTTAAGCAGGTCGTGGAACGCCACGTTGCAGGCGGCAAGCCCTTTAAGCCCTCGATCCAGGTAAACTGTCACCACAACTACGCCGAGCGGGAAATCCATTTCGGTGAGGAGGTCTATGTGACCCGCAAGGGGGCAGTCCGGGCGCAGCAGGAAGACTATGGCATTATTCCCGGCTCGATGGGGGCAAAATCCTTCATCGTTAAGGGCAAGGGCAATGCCCAGAGCTACTGCTCCTGTTCCCACGGGGCTGGACGGCTGATGTCTCGCAATAAGGCAAAGCTTAACTTCACCCTGGACGATCTGATTCAGCAGACGCAGGGCGTGGAGTGCCGCAAAGACGAGGGCATTCTGGACGAAATTCCCGGAGCCTATAAGCCGATCGAACAGGTGATGGCAAATCAGTCCGATCTGGTGGAAGTGGTTGCGACGCTGAAGCAGGTTCTCTGTGTGAAGGGATGA
- a CDS encoding SDR family NAD(P)-dependent oxidoreductase, which translates to MGILDIHYGSLFNLIAFAFALLPGFLLLDRQFRIQSYDLEGKTALITGGSRGLGLVMARQLLDAGAKVAICARDEAELERAQTELSQRGDVFAVTCDVTVQMQVEQMLWHVRQRFGTLDILINNAGTDIISPIENLTMQDYDDLMKLHFWASLYTTYAVLPQMQQRQSGRIVNISSIGGKVASPHMVAYCASKFALVGLSEGMRTELAKDNIVVTTVCPGFIRTGVVDHGIVKGQHRKEFAWFSIGDSLPIVSASAEQVSRATIAGLRQGAAEVIVPFPTWFAVKIYGLFPGLATSLLGAMNRLLPKPGGIGKERAFGKDSHSAWSPSILTYLSDRAAKRNNELPVDEPKNEPKTPTTVRPIEPKPIELNAERLSQPNISTRDQPIGSMQESIDDSLAE; encoded by the coding sequence ATGGGAATTCTAGACATTCACTACGGCAGCCTGTTTAACCTGATTGCCTTTGCCTTTGCCCTCCTGCCCGGTTTTCTGTTGCTCGATCGCCAGTTTCGGATTCAAAGCTATGACCTGGAAGGAAAAACGGCGCTGATTACAGGCGGGTCGCGTGGTTTAGGGCTGGTGATGGCGCGTCAGTTACTCGATGCTGGGGCAAAGGTTGCCATCTGTGCGCGGGACGAAGCGGAACTTGAGCGGGCACAAACCGAATTATCGCAACGCGGCGATGTTTTCGCTGTTACCTGTGATGTCACCGTGCAGATGCAGGTTGAACAGATGCTGTGGCACGTCAGACAGCGCTTTGGCACCCTCGATATTTTGATTAACAATGCGGGAACGGATATTATCAGTCCGATCGAAAATCTGACGATGCAGGACTACGACGATCTGATGAAACTGCATTTCTGGGCATCCCTCTACACCACCTACGCCGTTTTGCCCCAGATGCAGCAGCGCCAGAGCGGACGGATCGTCAACATTTCCTCGATCGGCGGAAAGGTCGCATCGCCCCACATGGTAGCCTACTGCGCCAGCAAGTTTGCCCTGGTGGGTTTATCGGAAGGGATGCGAACCGAACTGGCAAAGGACAATATTGTGGTCACCACCGTCTGTCCCGGCTTTATTCGTACAGGCGTTGTGGATCACGGTATTGTCAAAGGTCAGCATCGTAAGGAATTTGCCTGGTTTAGCATTGGGGATTCGCTGCCGATCGTTTCTGCCAGTGCCGAGCAGGTTTCCCGTGCCACGATCGCTGGACTGCGCCAGGGCGCTGCGGAAGTGATTGTGCCATTTCCCACCTGGTTTGCCGTCAAAATCTATGGGCTGTTTCCCGGACTCGCCACGAGTCTACTGGGCGCGATGAATCGGCTCCTGCCCAAACCGGGCGGCATTGGCAAAGAGCGGGCGTTCGGTAAAGACAGCCATTCTGCCTGGTCGCCTTCGATTTTGACCTATTTAAGCGATCGTGCCGCTAAGCGAAACAACGAACTGCCCGTCGATGAACCCAAAAACGAACCCAAAACACCGACGACCGTAAGACCGATTGAGCCAAAACCGATCGAACTGAATGCAGAACGATTGAGCCAACCCAATATCTCGACGCGGGATCAGCCGATCGGATCAATGCAAGAATCAATTGATGATTCGCTTGCAGAATAA
- a CDS encoding M50 family metallopeptidase, with the protein MAKSSPTDGAKPDRSKLDRSKPGRAELNRAKAGDAEAIAGLLNQVLGAQGMTVRGDRQQDCLILRLSSPTSPDRTKVINTIQQGMKRLNSPAIRQLQIHCEESSGKTWRESISLFDAISSHPQSEPEHQNSPPTTQSSSSVGELGDSASAIPTGLESSSNPIDRLEATYRALRSDPSVSLESIDQAYFRLKTELLRQGNRSTATALKVDHTQFKEKRIQENQQIDPSSSPDEEIDEHTQAIALLVELLRSNGLEGQARVQNQQLQIRIDPGSVQSSRRVTAIVYTLLEQQPEIWKATNVSEVMVYGMASPRKIAWKSPVPLPRQQTIDDTDLMSFKNPYVSAIAFPLLMGVGIIMNVIPFVDFLLRGIKIWFHEFGHATIAWLSGRRAIPLPFGWTSVDLDRSLFVYLGLLVLFSLLFWAGRRENQRWTMALAAGLMVVQFVFTWLLPEHRFFTLLSFGGIGGELYLCTLLMVGFFFPLPAYWRWDFYRFPVAIGAAFTFWGQFWLWQQIKAGWEEIPWGSMWGGPDDGDMNSLSNAGWSDQQIIGTYSTLGNFCLIALLSAYFYFAIRQNRHYLFALTQRWLAR; encoded by the coding sequence ATGGCAAAATCCTCACCGACAGATGGGGCAAAACCAGATCGGTCGAAACTGGATCGGTCGAAACCAGGTCGGGCAGAACTAAATCGGGCAAAAGCAGGTGATGCAGAAGCGATCGCAGGTCTGCTCAATCAGGTGCTTGGCGCTCAGGGAATGACGGTCAGGGGCGATCGACAGCAGGACTGTCTAATTCTGCGGCTCTCCAGCCCAACCTCACCCGATCGAACTAAAGTAATCAACACTATCCAACAGGGAATGAAGCGGCTCAACAGTCCCGCAATCCGCCAGCTCCAAATCCACTGCGAGGAATCTTCAGGCAAAACCTGGCGCGAATCAATTTCCCTGTTCGATGCCATTTCCAGCCACCCCCAGTCGGAACCTGAGCATCAGAATAGCCCTCCAACCACGCAGAGTTCCTCATCTGTAGGAGAGTTAGGGGACAGTGCAAGCGCCATCCCAACGGGTCTAGAAAGCAGCTCTAACCCTATCGATCGCCTGGAAGCAACCTATCGCGCCCTCCGATCCGACCCTTCCGTTTCCCTGGAATCGATCGATCAAGCCTATTTCCGGCTAAAAACTGAGCTTCTGCGTCAGGGCAATCGATCGACTGCAACAGCGCTCAAAGTGGATCATACGCAGTTCAAAGAAAAGCGAATTCAGGAAAATCAGCAGATTGATCCATCATCGTCTCCAGATGAAGAAATCGATGAGCATACACAAGCGATTGCCTTACTGGTAGAACTCCTGCGATCGAACGGATTGGAAGGGCAAGCGAGAGTTCAGAATCAACAGCTTCAAATTCGGATTGATCCCGGTTCGGTGCAGAGTTCTCGTCGTGTCACTGCTATTGTCTACACCCTGCTAGAACAGCAGCCGGAAATCTGGAAAGCAACAAACGTTTCCGAGGTAATGGTTTACGGCATGGCTTCCCCGCGCAAAATTGCCTGGAAGTCCCCGGTTCCGCTGCCGCGCCAGCAAACGATCGACGATACGGATCTGATGTCGTTCAAAAATCCCTACGTGAGTGCGATTGCCTTTCCGCTACTCATGGGCGTGGGCATTATCATGAACGTCATTCCTTTTGTCGATTTCCTGTTGCGCGGGATTAAAATTTGGTTTCACGAATTTGGTCACGCAACGATCGCCTGGCTATCGGGTCGCCGTGCCATTCCCCTGCCCTTCGGCTGGACAAGCGTTGATTTAGATCGATCGCTCTTTGTTTACCTGGGTTTACTGGTATTGTTTAGCTTGCTCTTTTGGGCAGGGCGACGAGAAAATCAGCGGTGGACAATGGCACTGGCGGCAGGGCTGATGGTGGTGCAGTTTGTGTTTACCTGGCTGTTGCCCGAACATCGCTTTTTCACGCTGCTTTCCTTTGGCGGCATTGGCGGCGAACTGTATCTCTGTACGTTGCTGATGGTGGGCTTTTTCTTTCCCCTGCCTGCTTACTGGCGCTGGGATTTCTATCGCTTTCCGGTGGCGATCGGCGCAGCCTTTACCTTTTGGGGGCAGTTCTGGCTGTGGCAACAGATCAAAGCTGGATGGGAGGAGATTCCCTGGGGATCGATGTGGGGCGGTCCCGATGATGGAGATATGAACAGTCTGAGTAATGCGGGCTGGAGCGATCAGCAAATTATTGGCACCTACAGTACGCTGGGCAACTTTTGTTTAATTGCTCTTCTCAGCGCTTACTTTTACTTTGCGATTCGGCAAAATCGTCACTACTTATTTGCCTTGACGCAGCGCTGGCTTGCTCGCTGA
- a CDS encoding sensor histidine kinase yields MKGDEFVEQIQDVQQQVARLPQNAEDLPLPKQSGLTESLHRFTGALRDLQAEETIRLLLSAVQQSRDSIIITTALLNPPGPEIVYVNPAFSEMTGYSTEEVLGRTPRILQGKHTDRQKLDELRRHLETGEPYHGEAINYHKDGTEFYVEWNITPIRNAEEKITHYVAIQRNISDRKRFEQEREKLLQQEQEARTQAEAANRTKDEFLATLSHELKTPLTPILGWSKVLRTKQLPESKLHEVLETIEEYARRQAQIVDDLLDLSRIVQGKLTLNLTAVDLAEPIAAALETVCPSAEAKGIDLKTQIKPYTGQVMGDASRLQQVFWNLLSNAIKFTPHGGRIEVRMSRGVDESMSGRVDEQSGNGAGKQQISQAINRAKDSNSPTHSPTHPSTHPSTHPPIHPSTLLRPNHHYRQRTGHLCRIPALRVRSFSAGG; encoded by the coding sequence GTGAAAGGAGACGAGTTTGTTGAGCAGATTCAGGACGTCCAGCAGCAAGTTGCCAGGCTGCCGCAAAACGCTGAGGATTTGCCGCTCCCGAAACAAAGTGGGCTGACCGAATCCCTACATCGGTTCACCGGCGCTCTGCGCGATCTCCAGGCTGAAGAAACCATTCGTTTACTGCTTTCTGCGGTTCAGCAGTCCCGCGACTCGATCATCATTACCACAGCGCTGCTCAACCCTCCCGGACCTGAAATCGTCTATGTTAATCCTGCCTTTAGCGAGATGACAGGCTATTCCACAGAAGAAGTGCTGGGCAGAACGCCGCGAATCTTGCAGGGAAAACATACCGATCGCCAGAAACTCGACGAACTGCGCCGCCACCTGGAAACGGGCGAACCCTACCACGGAGAAGCCATCAACTATCACAAGGACGGCACCGAGTTTTACGTGGAGTGGAACATCACGCCCATTCGTAACGCCGAGGAAAAGATCACTCACTACGTCGCCATTCAGCGAAATATCAGCGATCGCAAACGGTTTGAGCAGGAGCGGGAAAAGCTATTGCAGCAGGAACAGGAAGCCCGCACCCAGGCAGAAGCGGCTAATCGCACCAAAGACGAATTTTTGGCAACCCTCTCCCACGAACTCAAAACCCCCCTCACCCCAATCCTGGGCTGGTCAAAAGTCCTTCGCACCAAACAGCTTCCCGAATCCAAACTACACGAAGTCCTGGAGACGATCGAAGAATACGCCCGCCGCCAGGCACAGATTGTCGATGATTTGCTCGATCTGTCGCGCATCGTTCAGGGCAAACTGACGCTCAACCTGACTGCTGTGGATTTAGCCGAGCCGATCGCCGCTGCCCTGGAAACTGTCTGCCCCTCCGCCGAAGCTAAAGGAATCGACCTCAAAACCCAGATCAAACCTTACACCGGGCAAGTTATGGGCGATGCAAGCAGACTTCAGCAGGTCTTCTGGAATCTTCTCTCAAACGCCATCAAGTTCACTCCCCATGGGGGGAGGATTGAGGTGAGGATGAGTAGGGGGGTGGATGAGTCGATGAGTGGGAGAGTGGATGAGCAATCAGGGAACGGAGCAGGCAAGCAACAAATCAGCCAAGCAATAAATCGGGCAAAAGACTCTAACTCACCCACCCACTCACCCACTCACCCATCCACTCACCCATCCACCCATCCACCCATCCACCCATCCACCCTTCTTCGCCCAAATCACCATTACCGACAGCGGACAGGGCATCTCTGCCGAATTCCTGCCCTACGTGTTCGATCGTTTTCGGCAGGAGGATAG
- a CDS encoding ATP-binding protein, with translation MFDRFRQEDSSISRKFSGLGLGLSISRQLVEAHGGTIAAASPGIGQGATFTIRLPLLPAPITSTDSATSKPAPDINLTSINRPTRKI, from the coding sequence GTGTTCGATCGTTTTCGGCAGGAGGATAGTTCGATTTCGCGCAAGTTTAGCGGTCTGGGATTGGGGCTTTCCATTTCGCGGCAGTTGGTAGAGGCGCATGGGGGGACGATCGCGGCAGCCAGTCCGGGAATAGGACAGGGAGCAACGTTTACGATCAGACTTCCCCTGCTTCCGGCACCGATCACTTCTACAGACAGCGCAACATCCAAGCCAGCGCCGGATATCAATCTCACTTCGATAAACCGTCCGACCCGGAAAATTTAA
- a CDS encoding PadR family transcriptional regulator, which produces MSTAHIILGLLQQQERTGYDLKTACFDDCIAHVWQADQALIYRTLDKLESQGWVGCTIEIQHDRPNRKIYRLTESGEAELNRWLCAHQPLPIVREPLLMQLYLATNRSNEEIITLLEEEQIAHQTRMAQWDAVSPNFPLAQEQPATGQNLGDREQVIHQLVLELLRRKEQVYLDWLADAIQQIRACS; this is translated from the coding sequence ATGTCTACCGCGCACATCATTCTCGGTTTGCTCCAGCAGCAGGAAAGGACGGGCTATGACCTTAAGACAGCCTGCTTTGACGATTGTATTGCCCATGTGTGGCAGGCAGATCAGGCACTCATTTACCGCACGTTAGACAAACTGGAGTCACAGGGCTGGGTCGGCTGCACGATCGAAATTCAGCACGATCGCCCGAATCGCAAAATTTACCGCTTAACGGAATCCGGCGAAGCCGAACTGAATCGCTGGCTGTGTGCCCATCAACCGCTGCCGATCGTCCGTGAACCCCTGCTCATGCAGCTTTACCTGGCAACTAATCGATCGAATGAGGAAATTATTACGCTGTTAGAAGAGGAGCAGATTGCCCATCAAACGCGGATGGCACAATGGGATGCCGTATCTCCCAATTTTCCCCTGGCACAGGAGCAACCTGCAACGGGGCAGAATCTCGGCGATCGCGAACAGGTGATTCATCAGCTTGTGCTGGAACTGCTGCGGCGAAAAGAGCAAGTTTATCTGGACTGGTTAGCCGATGCCATTCAGCAGATTCGTGCCTGTTCCTGA
- the ppsA gene encoding phosphoenolpyruvate synthase: MLQTTATTQSFLSSKNQAFVLPFKAVGIADVPIVGGKNASLGEMLQQLTPKGISVPDGFATTAYAYRYFIEIAGLEEKLRQLFADLDVEDVLSLRQVGKQARSLILQTPFPDELQEAIVKGYRSLCDRYGTDTDVAVRSSATAEDLPDASFAGQQETYLNVHGVKGVLESCHKCFASIFTDRAISYRQIKGFDHFNVALSVGVQKMVRSDLASSGVMFSIDTETGFKDAALITAAYGLGENVVQGAVNPDEYLVFKPTLQQGYRPILEKRLGTKEIKMVYDLGGSKFTKNVSVSPEERRQFALTDAEILTLAQWACEIEEHYSTVRGIYTPMDIEWAKDGITDELFIVQARPETVQSQKVQNILRSYELKEKSNILVKGRSVGEMIGQGKARVILDVHRIDQFQPGEVLVTNRTDPDWEPIMKRASAIVTNQGGRTCHAAIIAREMGIPAIVGCGNATTVLQTGQEVTVSCAEGEEGRVYSGLLPFEIKEVPLENLPRTRTKILMNVGNPEEAFSLSAIPNDGVGLARMEFIIANHIQAHPLALLNYDKLDDELARYKIAELTAQYEDKAEFFVDKLAHGIGTIAAAFYPKPVVVRMSDFKSNEYANLLGGRQFEPHEENPMIGWRGASRYYDDRYRAGFKLECEAMKRVRDGMGLTNVILMIPFCRTPEEGKAVLDEMAANGLVQGENGLQVYVMCELPSNVALADEFSEVFDGFSIGSNDLTQLTLGLDRDSALVARLFDERSNAVKRMIAKAIATAKQYDRKIGICGQAPSDYPEFARFLVEQGIDSISLNPDSVLKTLLEIAAVEAG, translated from the coding sequence ATGCTGCAAACCACAGCCACCACCCAATCCTTCCTATCCTCAAAAAACCAGGCATTTGTGCTGCCGTTTAAAGCCGTTGGCATCGCGGATGTACCGATCGTCGGGGGTAAGAATGCCTCGCTCGGTGAGATGCTGCAACAGTTGACGCCAAAGGGAATTAGCGTTCCCGATGGCTTTGCAACCACGGCTTATGCCTATCGCTACTTTATTGAAATTGCAGGACTGGAAGAGAAACTGCGGCAACTCTTCGCGGATCTGGACGTTGAGGATGTTCTCAGCTTGCGGCAGGTGGGCAAACAAGCCCGATCGCTGATTCTCCAAACGCCATTCCCGGATGAATTGCAGGAAGCGATCGTTAAGGGATATCGCAGTTTGTGCGATCGTTACGGAACCGATACGGATGTGGCAGTGCGATCGAGTGCGACGGCAGAAGATTTGCCCGATGCCAGCTTTGCCGGACAGCAGGAAACCTATTTGAACGTGCATGGCGTGAAGGGCGTTCTGGAATCCTGCCATAAGTGCTTTGCCTCTATCTTTACCGATCGGGCGATTTCCTACCGTCAGATTAAGGGCTTTGATCACTTCAACGTTGCCCTATCTGTCGGTGTGCAAAAGATGGTGCGATCGGATTTAGCGTCCTCTGGCGTCATGTTCTCGATCGACACGGAAACCGGATTTAAGGATGCGGCGCTGATCACGGCTGCCTATGGGTTAGGGGAAAACGTCGTACAGGGTGCGGTGAATCCTGACGAATATCTGGTATTTAAGCCAACGCTACAGCAGGGGTATCGCCCAATTCTGGAAAAACGGCTGGGAACGAAAGAGATCAAAATGGTCTATGACCTGGGCGGATCGAAATTCACAAAGAACGTTTCCGTGTCGCCTGAAGAACGACGCCAGTTTGCCCTGACGGACGCAGAAATTCTTACCCTGGCACAGTGGGCTTGCGAAATTGAAGAACACTATTCAACGGTTCGCGGAATTTATACGCCGATGGACATTGAATGGGCGAAGGATGGCATTACAGATGAGCTGTTTATCGTTCAGGCACGTCCCGAAACGGTGCAGTCTCAGAAGGTGCAGAACATTCTGCGGAGCTATGAGCTGAAAGAAAAGAGCAATATCCTGGTGAAAGGTCGCTCTGTCGGTGAAATGATTGGTCAGGGGAAAGCCAGAGTGATTCTGGATGTTCATAGAATTGACCAGTTCCAGCCCGGTGAAGTCCTTGTCACTAACCGCACCGATCCCGACTGGGAACCGATCATGAAGCGAGCCAGCGCGATCGTCACTAACCAGGGCGGACGCACCTGCCACGCGGCAATTATTGCCAGAGAAATGGGCATCCCGGCGATCGTTGGCTGCGGGAATGCGACGACCGTGCTGCAAACCGGACAGGAGGTAACGGTATCCTGTGCCGAAGGGGAAGAAGGACGGGTGTATAGCGGTCTGCTGCCGTTTGAAATCAAGGAAGTGCCGCTGGAAAATCTGCCGCGCACGCGCACCAAAATCCTGATGAACGTGGGCAACCCAGAGGAAGCCTTTAGCCTCTCCGCAATTCCCAATGACGGCGTGGGACTTGCCCGGATGGAATTCATCATTGCGAACCACATTCAGGCACACCCGCTGGCACTGCTGAACTATGACAAGCTAGACGACGAACTCGCCCGCTACAAGATCGCCGAACTGACCGCCCAGTACGAAGACAAAGCCGAATTCTTTGTAGACAAACTGGCGCACGGAATTGGCACGATCGCCGCTGCCTTCTATCCCAAGCCCGTCGTGGTGCGAATGTCGGACTTCAAGAGCAACGAATATGCTAACCTGCTCGGCGGACGGCAATTTGAACCCCACGAAGAAAACCCGATGATTGGCTGGCGCGGCGCATCTCGCTACTACGACGATCGCTATCGGGCAGGCTTCAAGCTGGAATGTGAGGCAATGAAGCGGGTTCGCGATGGAATGGGCTTAACCAACGTGATTCTGATGATTCCGTTCTGCCGCACGCCCGAAGAAGGAAAAGCGGTACTGGACGAAATGGCAGCGAATGGCTTAGTCCAGGGCGAAAACGGCTTACAGGTCTACGTGATGTGCGAGTTGCCCAGTAATGTTGCCCTCGCAGATGAATTCAGCGAAGTGTTTGACGGCTTCTCGATCGGCTCCAACGACCTGACGCAGCTCACCCTCGGACTCGATCGCGACTCGGCTCTGGTTGCTCGCCTGTTTGACGAACGCAGTAATGCCGTGAAACGGATGATCGCCAAAGCCATTGCTACCGCAAAACAGTACGATCGCAAGATTGGCATCTGCGGACAGGCTCCCAGCGACTACCCTGAATTTGCTCGCTTCCTGGTCGAGCAGGGCATCGATTCCATTAGCCTGAACCCGGATTCCGTGCTGAAGACCCTGCTAGAAATTGCCGCCGTCGAAGCAGGTTGA